From a single Lewinella sp. LCG006 genomic region:
- a CDS encoding 4a-hydroxytetrahydrobiopterin dehydratase, with translation MWKEINNELQAEFKFKNFTQAFAFMTEVAFVAEAQEHHPNWSNVYNTVSFRLNTHDAGDVVTDKDHQLAAAIDEIAAKYR, from the coding sequence ATGTGGAAAGAAATAAACAACGAACTACAAGCCGAATTCAAATTCAAAAATTTCACCCAGGCTTTCGCCTTTATGACCGAAGTAGCTTTTGTAGCGGAGGCTCAGGAGCACCACCCCAATTGGTCAAATGTTTATAACACGGTCAGCTTTCGCTTGAATACCCACGATGCAGGAGATGTAGTCACGGATAAAGACCATCAACTTGCTGCTGCTATTGATGAGATAGCGGCGAAGTATCGGTAG
- a CDS encoding thioredoxin family protein, giving the protein MALTESNMLPLGTKAPNFTLPDTISGKTLHLQDIATEKGTVVMFLCNHCPYVIHVNEEIVRIASDYQAKGVGFVGISSNDVENYPMDGPELMKEHAQTVGYNFPYLYDESQEVAKAYDAACTPDFYIFDGKQQLYYRGRIDSSRPKNDDPLNGKDLRQALDQMLAGQPAPEKQYPSAGCNIKWK; this is encoded by the coding sequence ATGGCCCTTACAGAATCCAACATGCTCCCCCTCGGGACGAAAGCTCCCAATTTTACGCTGCCTGATACCATAAGTGGCAAAACCCTCCACCTTCAAGATATCGCCACCGAAAAAGGTACTGTTGTTATGTTTTTGTGCAACCACTGCCCTTACGTCATCCACGTCAACGAAGAAATCGTACGGATCGCTAGCGACTACCAGGCGAAAGGCGTTGGCTTTGTTGGCATCAGCTCCAATGACGTAGAGAACTACCCCATGGATGGCCCAGAACTGATGAAAGAGCACGCCCAAACGGTTGGCTACAACTTCCCTTATCTCTACGATGAAAGCCAGGAGGTAGCAAAAGCCTATGACGCCGCCTGTACACCTGATTTTTACATCTTTGATGGCAAGCAGCAGCTTTATTACCGTGGCCGTATCGACAGTTCCCGCCCCAAAAATGATGATCCGCTCAACGGAAAAGACCTACGCCAGGCACTCGACCAGATGCTCGCTGGCCAGCCAGCACCCGAGAAGCAGTATCCGAGCGCAGGGTGTAACATCAAGTGGAAATAA
- a CDS encoding RNA polymerase sigma factor — protein MIYKICRMYAHDEHEVKDLYQEVAFQLWRAFPSFEGRSKTKTWVYRIVLNTVILMG, from the coding sequence GTGATCTATAAGATCTGTCGAATGTATGCTCATGACGAACACGAAGTAAAAGACTTATACCAGGAAGTAGCCTTCCAATTGTGGCGTGCTTTTCCCAGCTTTGAAGGGCGAAGTAAGACAAAAACCTGGGTTTACAGAATTGTGCTTAATACAGTCATCTTAATGGGATAA
- the ybeY gene encoding rRNA maturation RNase YbeY has protein sequence MPDSFFPTLPADAQEPEISFYVEDVEQPIPDFTILTSWIEKVIHHHQGELGQLQYIFCSDDYLHQLNVAYLDHDTLTDIITFPYADPPVVSGDLYISTERVADNAAERNLPFLTELQRVIIHGVLHLCGYGDKTPAEADKMRSLEEEALAMLG, from the coding sequence TTGCCAGATTCTTTTTTCCCTACGCTTCCTGCTGATGCACAGGAGCCAGAAATTTCCTTCTACGTAGAAGATGTTGAGCAGCCTATCCCTGATTTCACGATATTAACATCGTGGATAGAAAAAGTTATTCACCACCACCAGGGAGAGCTTGGCCAATTGCAGTATATCTTTTGTAGCGACGACTATCTCCACCAACTCAACGTGGCATACCTGGATCATGATACCCTCACGGATATTATTACCTTTCCTTATGCCGATCCTCCCGTCGTGAGCGGCGACCTTTACATCAGTACCGAACGGGTGGCAGACAATGCTGCCGAACGCAACCTGCCTTTTCTGACGGAGTTGCAGCGCGTAATTATCCACGGAGTACTGCACCTGTGTGGCTATGGCGATAAGACACCCGCAGAAGCCGATAAAATGCGTTCCTTGGAAGAAGAAGCGCTGGCGATGCTGGGTTAA
- a CDS encoding DUF4175 family protein — MQKGMAAKDNYQLLVEKLDEFIRKYYLNQLIRGALYSIGAILLLFLAVSLMENFFYFGKGGRKLLFFGFMGTSLIALGIWVVRPLLAYFNLGKVISHEQAAQIIGDHFSNVKDKLLNVLQLRHQADTAENKALIMASINQKTEEISPVPFRSAIDLNNNRQYLKYALPPLLLLVVLLFAAPSMIKDSTRRLIRNGQEFERPAPFRFKLLADELSVVQFGDFPLSIEIDGEQFPNEAYIEVDNYQYRLTKDAINKFSHRFSNVQKDTRFRLYASGVSSEEFTLEVMKKPNIASFEVQLNYPAYLQRRNEKLDNIGDLNVPVGTTINWVFNAQYTDDLSIAFSDDQEVKAARRFDDNLFTLEKRALRDLTYRLYISNNLLPNADSIGYSLSVIPDLYPEISVEAFQDSSFNKLMYFIGEASDDYGLTSLNFHYTVSDVEGAAQEPVSLPLAINKGKALRYDYTFDFQELGLKPGDNVVYYFEVMDNDGVNGRKSARTNLMSYAVPTEEEIAAQIDENKEQIKDNLEAALKESKEIQDRMKEMREQMLQKKEMDWQDRKELEKMLERQKELQKQIQEAEQKFEENIQKQEELSPQDERIQEKQERLQEMFEESLSEEMQELMKQIEELLQEMDKDQALEMMEEMELSDEEMEMELDRMMEMYKQLELEQEMLETIEELEKLAEEQEQLAEETESGEKSQEELQEKQEEISEKFDDIQKKMEEMEKKNEELEKPTEMGDFDEQSESIEEDMQESQEQLEKQENGGASKSQKKAGQKMKSMASMMQQQMQSQEMEQMEEDMQALRQLLENLVGLSFDQEGLIDNFERAGINTPRYVELVQGQFKLKDDFRLIQDSLHALSKRVYQIESFVTEKVTEVRTSMRKSVEELEERRVPQASEFQQRTMTSVNDLALMLSEVMNQMQQQMSGMMAGNQMCDNPGGQGQGKQGNTPSDKMSPGQQSINEGLQRMKNALEKGEGVSSKEYAQMAARQAALRNALRKKQAERQQQGNGTDQKLQELIDEMDRSEEDLVNKRLTNEMMQRQQEIMSRLLEHEKAERQQDQDERRKSDTARQRERELPPSLQEYLKKREAEIDMFKTVSPSLKPYYKYLVDEYFKNLRAN; from the coding sequence ATGCAGAAAGGAATGGCGGCCAAAGATAATTACCAGTTACTGGTAGAGAAGTTAGATGAGTTTATTCGCAAGTATTACTTGAATCAATTGATCCGGGGAGCATTGTACAGCATAGGGGCTATTCTGCTCCTGTTCTTAGCGGTGAGCCTGATGGAGAATTTCTTCTATTTTGGCAAAGGCGGTCGAAAACTGTTGTTTTTTGGATTTATGGGTACCAGCCTGATTGCCTTGGGTATTTGGGTGGTGCGGCCCTTGTTGGCTTATTTTAATCTGGGGAAAGTGATCTCTCACGAACAGGCTGCTCAGATCATTGGCGATCACTTCAGCAATGTAAAAGACAAGCTGCTCAACGTACTACAACTACGCCACCAAGCCGATACCGCCGAGAACAAGGCCCTGATTATGGCCAGTATCAACCAGAAAACGGAGGAAATCAGTCCGGTGCCTTTCCGTTCAGCCATTGATTTAAACAACAATCGCCAGTACCTCAAGTACGCATTGCCGCCACTGCTACTGCTTGTCGTGTTGTTGTTTGCTGCACCAAGTATGATCAAGGATTCTACGCGTCGGTTGATTCGCAATGGCCAGGAATTTGAACGTCCCGCACCTTTTCGCTTTAAATTATTGGCAGATGAGCTATCGGTGGTGCAGTTTGGCGACTTTCCGCTGAGTATTGAAATCGACGGTGAGCAATTCCCCAACGAGGCTTACATTGAAGTAGACAACTACCAATACCGCCTGACGAAGGATGCTATCAATAAATTCTCTCACCGTTTCAGCAATGTGCAAAAGGATACTCGTTTCCGCCTGTATGCGAGTGGTGTCAGCTCCGAAGAGTTCACCCTGGAGGTGATGAAAAAGCCGAATATTGCCAGCTTTGAAGTACAACTGAATTACCCTGCTTACTTGCAGCGGCGCAACGAAAAATTGGACAATATTGGTGATCTGAACGTACCCGTGGGGACGACGATCAACTGGGTGTTCAACGCCCAGTATACCGACGATTTGAGCATTGCTTTTTCTGATGATCAAGAAGTTAAAGCTGCCCGCCGTTTTGATGACAACCTGTTTACGCTGGAAAAGCGGGCACTTCGCGACCTTACCTACCGGCTTTATATCTCCAATAATTTGCTGCCTAATGCGGATTCTATTGGTTACAGCCTTAGCGTAATCCCTGACCTCTATCCGGAGATCAGCGTAGAGGCCTTCCAGGACAGTAGCTTCAATAAGCTGATGTACTTTATCGGAGAAGCATCGGATGATTACGGCCTGACAAGCCTGAATTTCCATTACACCGTCAGTGATGTAGAGGGAGCGGCCCAGGAACCGGTGAGTCTTCCGCTGGCGATCAACAAAGGAAAAGCCCTGCGCTATGACTATACTTTTGATTTTCAGGAACTAGGGCTGAAGCCCGGTGACAATGTAGTGTATTACTTCGAGGTTATGGACAACGACGGTGTGAACGGTCGTAAATCGGCACGTACCAACCTGATGAGTTACGCCGTACCCACAGAAGAAGAAATTGCTGCCCAGATTGATGAAAATAAAGAGCAGATCAAGGATAATCTGGAAGCAGCCCTAAAAGAATCGAAGGAGATTCAAGATCGGATGAAGGAGATGCGTGAGCAAATGCTTCAGAAGAAAGAAATGGACTGGCAGGACCGCAAGGAGCTGGAAAAAATGCTGGAGCGGCAGAAAGAGTTGCAAAAGCAAATCCAGGAAGCTGAGCAGAAGTTTGAAGAAAACATCCAAAAGCAGGAAGAGCTTTCTCCACAAGACGAGCGTATCCAGGAAAAGCAGGAACGCCTGCAGGAGATGTTTGAGGAATCGTTGAGTGAAGAGATGCAGGAGCTGATGAAGCAAATTGAAGAATTGCTGCAGGAGATGGACAAAGACCAGGCACTGGAAATGATGGAAGAGATGGAGCTCAGCGATGAAGAGATGGAGATGGAGCTGGATCGGATGATGGAAATGTACAAGCAATTGGAGCTGGAACAAGAAATGCTGGAAACCATCGAAGAGCTGGAAAAACTAGCCGAAGAGCAGGAACAACTCGCTGAGGAAACCGAAAGCGGTGAAAAGTCGCAGGAAGAACTTCAGGAAAAGCAAGAAGAGATCAGCGAGAAGTTTGACGACATCCAGAAGAAGATGGAGGAGATGGAGAAGAAGAACGAGGAACTGGAAAAACCCACCGAAATGGGCGACTTTGACGAGCAGTCGGAGAGCATCGAAGAAGATATGCAGGAGAGCCAGGAGCAGTTGGAAAAACAAGAAAATGGAGGCGCCAGCAAATCGCAGAAAAAAGCAGGGCAGAAAATGAAGAGCATGGCCAGCATGATGCAACAGCAGATGCAGAGCCAGGAGATGGAGCAGATGGAAGAGGACATGCAGGCTTTGCGCCAATTGCTTGAAAATCTTGTAGGATTGTCTTTCGACCAGGAAGGATTAATTGATAATTTCGAACGTGCTGGCATCAATACGCCGCGTTATGTAGAGTTGGTGCAGGGACAGTTTAAGCTTAAGGATGACTTCCGCCTTATCCAAGATAGTTTGCATGCTTTGAGTAAGCGTGTTTATCAGATTGAGTCATTCGTGACGGAAAAGGTAACGGAGGTTCGCACCAGTATGCGTAAGAGTGTGGAAGAACTGGAAGAACGCCGCGTGCCCCAAGCTTCTGAATTCCAACAGCGCACCATGACCAGCGTAAACGACCTGGCCCTGATGCTTAGCGAAGTGATGAACCAGATGCAGCAGCAAATGTCGGGGATGATGGCCGGCAATCAAATGTGCGATAATCCTGGCGGACAAGGCCAGGGCAAGCAAGGGAATACCCCAAGTGATAAGATGAGCCCAGGCCAGCAGTCGATCAATGAAGGGCTGCAACGCATGAAGAACGCGCTGGAAAAAGGCGAGGGAGTATCGAGCAAAGAATACGCCCAAATGGCCGCCCGACAGGCTGCCTTGCGTAACGCCCTGCGCAAAAAACAAGCAGAACGGCAGCAACAAGGCAATGGCACCGACCAGAAACTGCAGGAGCTGATCGATGAGATGGACCGCAGCGAAGAGGACCTGGTCAACAAGCGCCTCACCAATGAAATGATGCAGCGCCAGCAAGAAATCATGTCGCGCCTACTGGAGCATGAAAAAGCGGAACGCCAACAAGACCAGGACGAACGCCGCAAGTCGGATACCGCCCGCCAGCGGGAGCGCGAGCTGCCGCCATCACTACAGGAATACCTGAAAAAACGAGAAGCAGAAATTGATATGTTTAAAACAGTTTCGCCTTCGTTGAAACCTTATTACAAGTACCTCGTAGATGAGTACTTTAAGAATTTGCGGGCAAATTAG
- a CDS encoding T9SS type A sorting domain-containing protein: protein MLRYLYFFLTTFLPLLLSAQAAHDAQWVLGSPRLLPTDIYHGGTLIDFRSGTPEVSYFDLPIHLDPIGMICDNEGNLVFYTNGCSIINAAHQTMENGDSLNIGGVHDSFCSHSYPSWQGFLALPKPGTEDRYGLFHVYIDRESLRNTEFRYTEIDASANDGLGRVDVLNSLVYQDTVYSQISAVRHANGRDWWIVAAKQNSSQYYITYYGPEGPGATLTQAIGPVWEDMHAASQVIFSPDGSLNVRFDPVSATHLFDFDRCAGTFSNYRMLDFMGDTVSYGGAAISPNNQYLYTSAGRYMYQYDLAAEDVAASRIRIAEYDGYLVLGYPSLPAAFHNMRLAADGKIYGTARGSSNVLHVIHNPNQPGLACNAEQHGLDLATLHAFAPPNYPYFQTWDVEGSPCDTLGVNGPPPVSVNDATEEDTTVRVYPNPARDYIYITSSDQPIKQVQLWDSRGRLLKSFSGPTERIDVRGLPPGFYYLRVFLPDGYTSQKVVVQ, encoded by the coding sequence ATGCTTCGTTACCTCTACTTTTTCCTCACAACATTTCTCCCCCTCCTCCTCTCTGCCCAGGCCGCTCATGATGCCCAATGGGTACTCGGCTCACCTCGCCTTTTACCCACTGATATTTACCACGGAGGTACCTTGATCGATTTCCGCTCAGGAACACCAGAGGTTTCTTACTTTGATCTTCCTATACACTTGGATCCCATAGGAATGATTTGTGACAATGAAGGGAACCTGGTTTTTTATACCAATGGGTGTAGCATCATCAATGCTGCTCACCAGACGATGGAAAATGGAGATAGCCTCAACATCGGCGGCGTACATGATAGCTTTTGCTCCCATTCTTATCCCAGTTGGCAGGGGTTTCTGGCTTTGCCCAAACCGGGGACGGAGGATCGCTACGGCCTGTTTCATGTTTACATAGACCGGGAAAGCCTGCGCAATACAGAATTCCGGTATACGGAAATAGATGCTTCGGCCAATGATGGACTGGGCCGAGTTGATGTTCTGAACTCGCTGGTTTATCAGGATACCGTTTACTCACAAATTTCTGCTGTCCGCCATGCCAATGGCAGAGATTGGTGGATTGTTGCGGCTAAACAAAACTCCAGTCAGTATTATATTACCTATTATGGCCCCGAAGGGCCGGGAGCAACCCTTACGCAAGCTATTGGTCCGGTATGGGAAGATATGCATGCTGCCAGCCAGGTCATTTTTTCTCCTGATGGGAGCCTGAATGTGCGCTTTGACCCCGTCTCTGCTACCCATCTGTTCGACTTTGACCGTTGTGCAGGTACCTTTTCTAATTACCGTATGCTGGATTTTATGGGAGACACCGTCTCCTACGGTGGCGCGGCCATTTCTCCCAACAATCAATATTTGTACACCTCGGCAGGCAGGTATATGTACCAGTATGACTTAGCGGCAGAAGATGTGGCTGCCAGCCGCATAAGGATTGCCGAATACGATGGCTATCTGGTCTTGGGTTACCCGTCTTTGCCTGCGGCTTTTCACAATATGCGCCTGGCGGCAGACGGAAAAATATACGGTACAGCACGGGGTTCGTCTAATGTACTTCATGTGATCCATAACCCCAACCAGCCAGGACTGGCCTGCAATGCGGAACAACACGGTTTGGACCTAGCAACCCTGCATGCTTTTGCGCCTCCCAATTACCCCTACTTTCAAACCTGGGATGTAGAAGGAAGCCCCTGTGATACCCTGGGCGTCAACGGGCCTCCTCCGGTGTCAGTCAATGATGCTACCGAGGAGGATACTACCGTTCGCGTTTACCCCAATCCGGCGCGTGACTATATCTATATTACCAGTTCGGATCAGCCCATAAAACAAGTCCAGCTTTGGGATTCCAGAGGCCGATTATTGAAAAGCTTTTCCGGGCCAACCGAGCGCATTGATGTAAGGGGGCTGCCCCCGGGCTTTTATTATTTGCGGGTGTTTTTGCCGGATGGGTATACAAGTCAGAAGGTGGTTGTGCAGTAG
- a CDS encoding glycosyltransferase family 2 protein, with the protein MYKGKKVIAVLPAYNAALTLEKTYREIPFDLVDEVILCDDASKDNTSALAKEIGIEHVIVHEKNKGYGGNQKSLYNKALELGGDIVIMLHPDYQYTPKLIPAMVNIIGDELYPVVLGSRILGKGALAGGMPLYKYIANRFLTLTQNLLISYKLSEYHTGYRAFSREVLEGINYNANSDDFVFDNEMLSQIIYHGFHIAEVTCPTKYFDEASSINFQRSAKYGLGVLRVSVSHFFHKLGLGNSAIYQKP; encoded by the coding sequence ATGTACAAAGGGAAAAAAGTCATTGCCGTACTGCCCGCTTATAATGCTGCGCTAACGTTGGAAAAAACCTACCGCGAAATTCCATTTGACCTGGTCGATGAGGTCATCCTCTGTGATGATGCCAGTAAGGACAATACTTCCGCGCTTGCGAAAGAAATTGGTATCGAACACGTCATTGTGCATGAAAAGAACAAAGGCTACGGCGGCAACCAAAAATCACTCTACAATAAAGCCCTGGAGCTTGGTGGTGATATTGTGATTATGCTGCACCCCGATTACCAGTATACGCCCAAACTGATTCCCGCCATGGTCAACATCATTGGTGATGAATTGTACCCTGTAGTACTGGGATCCAGAATCCTGGGCAAAGGTGCCCTCGCTGGGGGGATGCCGCTCTATAAGTACATCGCCAATCGCTTCCTTACGCTCACCCAAAACTTACTGATCAGCTATAAGCTTTCTGAATACCACACGGGCTACCGGGCCTTCTCCCGCGAGGTGCTGGAAGGAATTAACTACAATGCCAATTCAGATGATTTTGTCTTTGACAATGAAATGCTTTCCCAGATCATCTACCACGGCTTTCATATAGCAGAAGTGACCTGCCCTACCAAGTATTTTGATGAAGCCTCCTCTATCAACTTTCAGCGAAGTGCTAAGTATGGATTAGGGGTACTGCGGGTATCTGTCAGTCACTTTTTTCACAAGCTAGGACTAGGAAACTCAGCGATTTATCAAAAGCCGTAG
- a CDS encoding IS256 family transposase — translation MSKKTKKEETLSDFDFESYRQQVIAGLIQGKGLTGEDGLLKPLIANFLEGALAAELEDHIQGEKAQGLTNKRNGQLSKEVRSEAGPVEIHYSRDRNGSFEPLTVKKRQYELGLGFDNQILELYSMSNSISDIRLHLERMYGAQMSDSRISSVINSTWERVEAWRNSPLPALLVVMFIDAIYLDVRRDGQVSRIALYVVYGITVEGKREIIALIPGQGAESATEWARCLQQLKNRGLEDVLYICSDGLTGLREVIAETFPLANIQRCVVHKIRNTFKLLDEKDSRQVLRQLKEVYNAVNEAEARRKLEDFQVFWQGKYDLVVDLWLKDWDDLMRCMQLSPTLKKLIYTTNAIENLNREIRRVTKAKGAWVSERALLIQLFLALERKKNSWNKSVRTWSAIRRELTLAHGDRFTKHIS, via the coding sequence ATGTCAAAGAAAACCAAAAAAGAAGAGACTCTGTCGGATTTCGATTTTGAGTCATATCGCCAGCAAGTTATTGCGGGCCTAATTCAAGGTAAGGGATTAACAGGAGAAGACGGTCTTCTCAAGCCTTTGATTGCTAACTTTTTGGAAGGAGCTTTAGCGGCAGAACTAGAAGACCACATCCAAGGGGAAAAAGCCCAAGGTTTAACCAATAAGCGCAATGGGCAGCTATCTAAGGAAGTTCGCTCCGAGGCTGGCCCTGTTGAGATTCACTACAGCCGTGATCGTAACGGTAGTTTCGAGCCCTTGACGGTCAAGAAGCGGCAATATGAACTAGGCTTAGGTTTTGACAACCAGATTCTGGAGCTGTACTCAATGAGTAACTCAATCAGTGACATTCGGTTGCACTTAGAGCGTATGTACGGGGCTCAGATGAGCGACAGTCGTATTTCGTCTGTAATCAACAGCACTTGGGAGCGAGTAGAAGCTTGGCGAAACAGTCCCTTACCTGCGCTGTTGGTAGTGATGTTCATTGATGCGATCTATTTGGATGTACGTCGTGATGGACAGGTCAGCCGTATTGCCCTTTATGTTGTATACGGGATTACGGTGGAAGGAAAACGCGAGATCATTGCTTTGATTCCTGGTCAAGGAGCCGAAAGTGCTACAGAGTGGGCACGTTGTTTACAGCAGCTTAAAAATCGCGGTCTAGAGGATGTCCTCTACATATGCAGCGATGGTTTGACAGGTTTACGTGAAGTGATCGCCGAGACTTTTCCTTTAGCTAATATCCAGCGTTGTGTGGTTCACAAAATTCGCAATACCTTTAAGTTACTGGACGAAAAGGATAGCCGTCAGGTTTTACGTCAGCTTAAGGAAGTTTACAACGCTGTCAACGAGGCCGAAGCCCGCAGGAAATTGGAAGATTTCCAGGTTTTCTGGCAAGGCAAATACGATCTGGTTGTAGACTTGTGGCTCAAAGATTGGGATGATTTAATGAGATGTATGCAATTGAGTCCGACGCTGAAAAAGTTGATTTACACGACCAATGCCATCGAAAACCTCAACCGGGAAATTCGCCGGGTGACTAAGGCCAAAGGCGCATGGGTCAGCGAACGAGCTTTGCTTATTCAGTTGTTCTTAGCACTGGAACGTAAAAAAAACAGCTGGAATAAATCAGTAAGAACATGGAGTGCTATTCGACGTGAATTAACGCTAGCACATGGGGATCGATTTACCAAACATATTTCCTAA
- a CDS encoding ATP-binding protein: MLRLSSEAKSIEKVELFVNKLVRRYHLNDDQHGNILISLTEAVNNAIIHGNCEDSSKKVSISLREAKDKLAIQVSDEGCGFDYKQVPDPTKEENICKCGGRGVFLMQHLSDKIAYRNGGRTVEMQFKL; encoded by the coding sequence ATGCTAAGATTATCTTCCGAGGCTAAAAGCATTGAAAAAGTAGAGCTATTTGTTAACAAGCTCGTAAGACGTTACCACCTCAATGATGATCAACACGGTAATATTCTCATCAGTCTTACAGAAGCCGTCAACAACGCCATCATCCATGGCAATTGTGAAGACAGCAGCAAGAAAGTCTCTATCAGTCTCCGCGAAGCAAAAGACAAGTTAGCGATCCAAGTATCAGATGAAGGTTGTGGCTTTGATTATAAACAGGTTCCAGATCCAACTAAAGAAGAAAATATTTGCAAGTGTGGGGGACGAGGTGTCTTCCTCATGCAACATTTGTCTGATAAAATAGCTTACCGCAACGGTGGACGTACCGTAGAAATGCAATTCAAGCTTTAA